A stretch of Rickettsia rickettsii DNA encodes these proteins:
- a CDS encoding invasion associated locus B family protein, translating to MKDCIKKIAFIFSGLFIITGTFVLYSIENVNASTAPKKYGAWTLSCTLNNEKKQLCFLSQQINNLERDKEKEILAIYHIGYFNGEQEKQELKIIEIVPSNVQIPAGTVINSGDKRIAAGKYVNCTVNGCQALAIITQDDLDMILSNDNYIELITADGKQAKISFIKDGLKEGLKALSR from the coding sequence ATGAAAGATTGTATAAAAAAAATTGCTTTTATTTTTAGTGGATTATTTATAATAACCGGCACTTTTGTTTTGTATAGCATAGAAAACGTCAACGCATCAACAGCACCAAAAAAGTACGGAGCTTGGACTTTAAGTTGTACTCTTAATAATGAGAAAAAACAACTTTGCTTCTTATCACAACAAATTAATAATCTAGAGAGAGATAAAGAAAAGGAAATATTAGCCATTTATCACATAGGTTATTTCAATGGGGAACAAGAAAAACAGGAATTAAAAATAATAGAAATAGTCCCGTCAAATGTTCAAATTCCGGCAGGTACAGTTATTAATAGCGGTGACAAACGAATAGCAGCCGGAAAATACGTAAATTGTACAGTAAACGGCTGTCAGGCTTTAGCTATTATTACACAAGACGATCTAGACATGATTTTATCAAACGATAATTATATAGAACTAATTACCGCAGACGGCAAACAAGCTAAAATTTCATTTATAAAAGACGGCTTAAAGGAAGGCCTAAAAGCTTTAAGTAGATAG
- a CDS encoding co-chaperone GroES — MSFKPLHDRIAIKPIEQEEKTKGGIIIPDTVKEKPMQGEVVAVGNGIRNQKGEIHPLELKVGDKVLYGKWAGTEIEIKGTKLIVMKESDVFGIIN; from the coding sequence ATGTCTTTTAAACCATTACATGATAGAATTGCAATAAAGCCTATCGAACAAGAAGAAAAAACTAAAGGTGGAATTATTATTCCGGATACTGTAAAAGAAAAGCCGATGCAAGGTGAAGTAGTAGCCGTAGGTAATGGTATTCGTAATCAAAAAGGCGAAATTCATCCTTTAGAGCTAAAAGTAGGCGATAAAGTTTTATACGGTAAATGGGCAGGTACCGAAATTGAAATTAAAGGCACAAAACTGATCGTTATGAAAGAAAGCGATGTATTTGGTATTATTAATTAA
- the ubiG gene encoding bifunctional 2-polyprenyl-6-hydroxyphenol methylase/3-demethylubiquinol 3-O-methyltransferase UbiG, which translates to MSSIDKKELEKFEKISHNWWNKDGEFGILHRINPIRLEYIIEKITTHYNRHLSKLAYREEFVGNMQHSTAAYALVREDASSRLIHKLPLEVEFEKMSNDISKLEILDVGCGGGLIATPLAAQGFNVTAIDALQSNIETATAYAKANGVKINYLQSTIEELASDKLYDVVICLEVIEHVANVQQFILNLVKHIKPNGMAIISTINRTKKAYILGIIVAEYILGWVPKNTHDYSKFLKPLEIYEMLTDTKIEIQELKGLVYDLAKNEWKLSDDIDVNYFMCLGSKSMCYPS; encoded by the coding sequence ATGTCTTCAATCGATAAAAAAGAATTAGAAAAATTTGAGAAAATTTCTCATAATTGGTGGAATAAGGACGGAGAATTCGGCATCTTACACCGAATAAACCCTATTCGCCTTGAATATATAATAGAGAAAATAACTACGCATTACAATAGACACCTTTCCAAACTCGCTTATAGAGAAGAATTTGTAGGAAACATGCAGCACAGCACTGCAGCGTACGCTTTGGTACGTGAGGATGCAAGCAGCAGATTGATACACAAATTACCTCTAGAAGTAGAGTTTGAAAAGATGTCTAACGATATTTCTAAATTAGAAATATTAGACGTCGGTTGCGGTGGAGGGTTAATTGCAACGCCTTTAGCGGCTCAAGGTTTTAACGTTACAGCCATTGATGCACTGCAAAGTAATATTGAAACGGCAACTGCTTATGCTAAGGCAAACGGCGTAAAGATAAATTATTTACAATCTACTATAGAAGAATTAGCAAGTGACAAGCTATATGATGTGGTAATTTGTCTTGAGGTTATTGAACACGTAGCAAACGTACAGCAATTTATACTAAATTTGGTGAAGCATATTAAGCCAAACGGTATGGCAATAATTTCTACGATTAACCGTACTAAAAAAGCTTATATACTTGGAATAATAGTTGCCGAATATATTTTAGGTTGGGTACCAAAAAACACTCATGATTATAGCAAATTCCTAAAACCGTTGGAAATTTACGAAATGCTTACGGATACCAAAATTGAAATTCAAGAGCTGAAAGGCTTGGTATATGATCTGGCTAAAAATGAGTGGAAATTAAGCGATGATATAGATGTAAATTATTTTATGTGTTTGGGGAGCAAGAGTATGTGTTATCCTAGCTAA
- a CDS encoding glycosyltransferase family 2 protein — protein sequence MFNIEYSLWFEYILKGLSLLKLPTPLGGTSNYFKTDILNKLGGWDSYNVTEDAELGIRIYSQNYKVAIRDSYTLEEVPNSLGNWLNQRSN from the coding sequence ATGTTTAATATAGAATATAGTTTATGGTTTGAATATATCTTGAAAGGATTAAGTTTACTAAAACTTCCTACACCTCTTGGGGGTACTAGTAATTATTTTAAAACGGATATATTAAATAAGCTTGGCGGATGGGATTCTTATAATGTAACAGAAGATGCCGAGCTTGGTATAAGAATTTACTCACAGAACTATAAAGTAGCTATTCGTGATTCCTATACTCTAGAAGAGGTTCCGAATAGTTTAGGTAATTGGCTAAATCAAAGATCAAATTAG
- a CDS encoding lytic polysaccharide monooxygenase, translating to MHWGYTMAHKTRGYYTYAITDYPNDFSQRLTFNELKTFFENISQEKPFWSHPLPAYTDHSIILLEREARFRVLLERWIVADRHGISSIMGS from the coding sequence ATACATTGGGGTTATACCATGGCACATAAAACACGTGGTTATTATACATATGCGATCACTGATTATCCTAATGATTTTTCTCAAAGACTAACTTTTAATGAGCTTAAGACATTTTTTGAAAATATAAGCCAAGAAAAGCCATTTTGGAGCCATCCATTACCTGCTTATACTGATCACTCAATAATTCTTCTGGAAAGAGAAGCGCGGTTTCGCGTTCTTTTAGAGAGATGGATAGTCGCCGACCGGCATGGCATTTCATCAATCATGGGTTCTTGA
- the gltX gene encoding glutamate--tRNA ligase, whose amino-acid sequence MNNNVITRFAPSPTGFLHIGSARTALFNYLFARHHNGKFLLRIEDTDKERSTKEAVEAIFSGLKWLGLDWNGEVIFQSKRNNLYKEAALKLLQNGKAYYCFTRQEEIERQRQQALENKQHFIFNSEWRDKDPSIYPTDIKPVIRLKTPREGSITIHDTLQGEVVIENSHIDDMVLLRADGTATYMLAVVVDDHDMGITHIIRGNDHLTNAARQLAIYQAFGYAVPSMTHIPLIHGADGAKLSKRHGALGIEAYKDMGYLPESLCNYLLRLGWSHGDDEIISMTQAIDWFNLDSLGKSPAKLDFAKMNSLNSHYLRMLDNDSLTSKIVEILEQNYNKLLQKLAYREEFGGNTERSTAAYIDIREDASTGLTYKLPLAVELPKKFKVSEQEIGYIKQAMPSLLVRSETLLELTRLAQIYLVDSPIIYSQDSKEIIENCDKNLIKQIIENLSELEQFDKESVQNKFKEIAAANDLKLNDIMKPVRALITGMTASPSVFEIAEILGKENILKRLKII is encoded by the coding sequence ATGAATAATAACGTAATTACTAGATTTGCTCCGTCACCGACAGGGTTTTTACATATAGGTTCGGCAAGAACCGCCCTTTTTAATTATTTGTTCGCAAGGCATCATAACGGTAAGTTCTTGCTTCGCATTGAAGACACTGATAAAGAAAGGTCAACTAAAGAAGCGGTAGAAGCTATATTCTCAGGTCTAAAATGGCTAGGGCTTGATTGGAACGGTGAGGTTATATTCCAGTCTAAACGTAATAATCTTTACAAAGAAGCTGCACTAAAATTACTGCAAAACGGTAAAGCATATTATTGTTTTACTCGCCAAGAAGAAATAGAAAGACAGCGACAACAAGCTTTAGAAAATAAACAGCATTTTATTTTTAATAGCGAGTGGCGTGACAAAGATCCATCTATCTATCCTACTGATATTAAGCCGGTAATACGTCTAAAAACTCCAAGAGAGGGTAGCATAACAATTCATGACACTTTACAAGGTGAGGTAGTAATTGAAAACTCTCATATAGACGATATGGTACTATTAAGAGCAGACGGCACTGCTACTTACATGCTAGCCGTTGTAGTAGACGATCATGATATGGGTATAACTCATATTATTAGAGGTAACGATCATTTAACCAATGCAGCAAGGCAACTCGCTATTTATCAGGCTTTCGGATATGCAGTACCGAGCATGACTCATATACCGTTAATTCATGGAGCAGACGGAGCAAAATTATCCAAAAGGCATGGAGCATTAGGCATTGAAGCTTATAAGGATATGGGGTATTTACCGGAAAGTTTGTGCAATTATTTACTGCGTCTTGGATGGAGTCACGGCGATGATGAAATTATCTCAATGACTCAGGCTATAGACTGGTTTAATCTTGATTCACTCGGTAAATCACCTGCTAAGCTTGATTTTGCTAAGATGAATAGCCTTAACTCTCATTACTTAAGAATGCTTGACAATGATAGCTTAACTTCAAAGATTGTAGAGATATTGGAACAAAATTATAATAAACTTCTTCAGAAGCTCGCTTATAGGGAGGAATTTGGAGGAAACACGGAACGCAGCACCGCAGCGTATATAGACATACGTGAGGATGCGAGTACCGGATTGACGTACAAATTACCCCTAGCAGTAGAGTTGCCGAAAAAGTTTAAGGTTAGTGAGCAGGAAATAGGCTATATCAAACAAGCAATGCCAAGCTTGTTAGTTAGAAGTGAAACATTACTAGAACTAACACGCCTTGCTCAAATTTATCTAGTAGACTCGCCTATCATCTACAGCCAAGATTCAAAAGAAATTATAGAAAATTGCGATAAGAATTTAATCAAACAAATTATAGAAAACTTAAGCGAACTTGAGCAGTTTGATAAGGAATCCGTACAGAATAAATTTAAAGAAATAGCAGCAGCAAACGACTTAAAGCTGAATGACATTATGAAACCGGTAAGAGCTTTAATAACAGGTATGACTGCATCACCTAGCGTATTTGAGATTGCAGAAATTTTAGGAAAAGAAAATATTTTAAAAAGGTTAAAAATTATATGA
- the groL gene encoding chaperonin GroEL (60 kDa chaperone family; promotes refolding of misfolded polypeptides especially under stressful conditions; forms two stacked rings of heptamers to form a barrel-shaped 14mer; ends can be capped by GroES; misfolded proteins enter the barrel where they are refolded when GroES binds): MATKLIKHGSKAREQMLEGIDILADAVKVTLGPKGRNVLIEQSFGSPKITKDGVTVAKSIELKDKIRNAGAQLLKSAATKAAEVAGDGTTTATVLARALAREGNKLVAAGYNPMDLKRGMDLAVNAVVEEIKKSSKKINSQEEIAQVGTISSNGDKEIGEKIAKAMEEVGKEGVITVEEAKNFSFDVEVVKGMMFDRGYLSPYFVTNSEKMVAELENPFILLFEKKLSNLQPMLPILEAVVQSQRPLLIIAEDVEGEALATLVVNRLRGGLKVAAVKAPGFGDRRKAMMEDIAILTKGELITEDLGMKLENVSIKSLGTAKRVTISKENTVIVDGNGDKKNIEDRVLQIKSQIAETTSDYDKEKLQERLAKLSGGVAVLKVGGATEVEVKERKDRVEDALAATRAAVEEGVVAGGGVTLLHASQPLTKLKVENKDQQAGIEIVIEALKDPLKQIVENAGENGGVVVGKLLEHKDKNYGFNAQDMQYVDMIKAGIIDPAKVVRTALQDAASVASLIITTETLIVDEPSDKAEPMPMRGGMGGMGGMDF; encoded by the coding sequence ATGGCAACAAAACTTATTAAACACGGCTCAAAAGCTCGTGAGCAAATGTTAGAAGGCATTGATATACTTGCAGATGCAGTAAAAGTTACTTTAGGTCCAAAAGGCAGAAATGTACTTATAGAGCAATCATTCGGTTCACCGAAAATTACAAAAGATGGTGTGACGGTTGCAAAATCGATCGAGTTAAAAGATAAAATTAGAAATGCGGGAGCTCAGCTATTAAAATCAGCTGCTACAAAAGCTGCAGAAGTAGCCGGTGATGGTACTACTACAGCTACGGTACTTGCTAGAGCTTTGGCTCGTGAGGGTAATAAGCTAGTAGCTGCCGGTTATAATCCTATGGATTTAAAGCGTGGTATGGATTTAGCGGTAAACGCAGTAGTAGAAGAAATTAAAAAATCCAGTAAAAAAATCAATAGCCAAGAGGAAATAGCACAAGTCGGTACTATCTCTTCAAACGGTGATAAGGAAATCGGTGAGAAAATTGCTAAGGCAATGGAGGAAGTCGGTAAAGAAGGCGTGATAACCGTTGAAGAAGCAAAGAATTTTAGCTTCGATGTTGAAGTAGTTAAAGGTATGATGTTTGATAGAGGTTATCTATCACCGTATTTTGTAACGAATTCCGAGAAAATGGTTGCTGAGCTTGAAAATCCTTTCATCTTACTATTTGAGAAAAAATTATCAAATTTACAACCGATGTTACCTATACTTGAGGCTGTAGTACAATCACAACGTCCGCTATTAATTATTGCTGAGGATGTTGAGGGCGAAGCTCTTGCAACGCTTGTAGTCAATAGATTACGTGGTGGTTTAAAAGTTGCGGCAGTAAAAGCTCCCGGTTTTGGCGATAGAAGAAAAGCAATGATGGAAGATATTGCTATCCTAACTAAAGGTGAGCTTATTACTGAAGATTTAGGTATGAAGCTTGAAAATGTGAGTATTAAGAGTCTAGGGACAGCAAAAAGAGTAACAATTTCTAAAGAAAATACCGTAATTGTTGACGGTAACGGTGATAAGAAAAATATTGAAGATAGAGTATTACAAATTAAATCTCAAATAGCTGAAACTACTTCTGATTATGATAAAGAAAAACTGCAAGAGCGTTTAGCTAAACTTTCCGGCGGTGTTGCCGTATTAAAGGTTGGCGGTGCTACGGAAGTTGAAGTGAAAGAGCGTAAAGATCGTGTTGAAGATGCACTTGCTGCTACAAGAGCGGCAGTTGAGGAAGGTGTTGTTGCCGGTGGCGGTGTAACATTACTTCATGCATCACAACCTTTAACAAAGCTTAAAGTAGAGAATAAGGATCAACAAGCTGGTATTGAAATAGTAATAGAAGCTTTAAAGGATCCGTTAAAACAGATTGTTGAAAATGCCGGTGAAAACGGTGGCGTAGTAGTTGGTAAATTACTAGAACATAAGGATAAAAATTATGGCTTTAATGCTCAAGATATGCAATATGTCGATATGATTAAAGCAGGAATTATTGATCCGGCTAAAGTAGTGCGTACTGCACTTCAAGATGCTGCTTCCGTTGCTTCGTTAATTATTACCACGGAAACTTTAATTGTTGACGAACCTTCTGATAAGGCAGAGCCAATGCCAATGCGTGGCGGTATGGGAGGCATGGGCGGTATGGATTTCTAA
- a CDS encoding metal ABC transporter permease: protein MTLIILALILISCIFAPLGCIALWKRYIYFGDGLAHSSFLVASISIIAHVPLIYSGIIVAILFSFFVFIFKNNSEKNAVINLISSFMLAVALVINYFTSLQNNIVNLLFGDILSVSFNDLMILAIVLITIIGFIVYFYNQILLIIINRDIAVIQGLKVNIIELIFLLLLSLSVFSAIKIVGVLMVTAILLIPAMIARFVAYSPSQMIIISILISLFINFCAAFSSFYFDLPLTPLFIILGTFIYGLLYLKRLL, encoded by the coding sequence ATGACTTTAATAATACTAGCCTTAATTTTAATTAGCTGCATATTTGCCCCGCTTGGCTGCATTGCCCTATGGAAGAGATATATTTATTTCGGTGACGGGCTTGCTCATAGTAGTTTTTTAGTGGCTAGTATAAGTATTATAGCACATGTTCCATTAATATATTCAGGCATAATAGTTGCAATTCTTTTTTCGTTTTTTGTGTTTATTTTTAAAAATAATTCTGAAAAAAACGCAGTTATTAATTTGATTTCTAGTTTTATGCTAGCTGTTGCTTTAGTTATTAATTATTTTACTTCTTTGCAGAATAATATAGTGAATTTGTTGTTTGGGGATATTTTATCCGTATCTTTTAATGATTTGATGATACTTGCAATAGTGCTCATAACTATTATAGGCTTTATAGTATATTTTTATAATCAAATTCTTCTTATCATTATCAATAGAGATATTGCCGTCATACAAGGCTTAAAGGTTAATATTATTGAGCTAATATTTTTACTTCTTCTCTCATTATCGGTATTTTCTGCTATAAAGATTGTCGGAGTACTTATGGTAACTGCTATTTTACTTATTCCTGCAATGATTGCACGGTTTGTAGCATATAGCCCCTCCCAGATGATTATAATATCAATTCTTATATCTTTATTTATTAATTTTTGTGCTGCATTTAGCTCTTTCTACTTTGATTTACCTTTAACTCCATTGTTTATTATATTAGGTACGTTTATTTATGGTTTGTTGTATTTAAAGCGATTATTATGA
- a CDS encoding acyl-[ACP]--phospholipid O-acyltransferase, with translation MDTNKLYLFKDRRFLPNFIVQLCGCLNDNILKNALVILITYGISGALSQYNNLLVLIANATFVLPFIIFASIAGQIADKYERANLIKIIKICEIGIIAFAIYGLHNNNLLILFCSICLMGMHSTFFGPIKYSVLPDHLNKDELLGANGFVEAGTFIGIFIGTIIGSYYTISNNFIIYSLITIAFLGFITSLFSPKSKNVNRDIKINFNIIDESINMIKYAKAKQQIYLAILGISWFWFIGAAIISQIPLLAKITFKADENVANLFLAVFSLGVGVGSFLCSKIFEDEITVKYLFISALGISIFGIDLFFASRISSVNYEPTQLKSILVFLSKRHNWRIVIDLLFLAAIGGLYIVPLFAILQHYANPAHRSRIIAVNNLINSIFMVGSTIILSLLFYLNFTIPWIILFISLANIIVTIHIYRLIPEVKIIPFKLLRRIFQICFDLMYKVEVKGFENFQKAGKKVVVVANHISYLDPPLIATYLREEMTFAISPDIQKIWWIKPFLRMARTLPVDPSNPMAIKTLVKEVQKDQKVAIFPEGRISVTGSLMKIYEGPGMIADKAGATILPVRIDGTQFTHLSKLKNILKRKIFPKITITILPPVKFANMDATSNQERRSYISRTLYDIMADMMFESSDYQNTVFSSLIEAAKIHGFKKKIVDDFENNAVTYRDLILKSFILGDLIKKNNIFGRNLGLMLPNTTDTLITFYAMQSSGYVPAIINWSSGISTVINSCKLAQIKVVYTSKQFIEKANLYELITNLLDFGIKIIYLEDFKNQIGTALKLKAKIGSYCAQTYYNYFCRNRDDEKPAVIIFTSGTEGKPKAVLLSHRNLQTNRYQITAKVPFSPEDIVFNALPLFHCFGLSGAIITTLNGIKLFLYPSPLNYRSIPEVIYDIGATILISTDTFLNGYANYAHPYDFYSLRYIFAGSEKLKESTRQFWLNKYGIRIFEGYGITEASPIIACNTPMHNKAGTVGRLLPKIDYKLEKVEGINEGGRLFIKGPNIMLGYLDLEGHRTYKEWYDTGDIVKIDSEGYITTLGRLKHFAKIAGEMISLTKIEELASEIDPDSLHAAISIPDKTHEDKIILLTTGSNINRENFADAVSKAQIPLLHLPKVIITDSEIPLLTNGKIDYLEIMKNVDRF, from the coding sequence GATAATATATTAAAAAATGCTCTGGTAATCCTTATCACTTATGGTATTTCAGGAGCTTTAAGTCAATATAATAATCTACTTGTTTTAATTGCTAATGCTACTTTTGTATTACCTTTTATAATATTCGCAAGCATAGCAGGACAAATTGCCGATAAATACGAGCGTGCAAATCTTATTAAAATTATTAAGATTTGTGAAATCGGTATAATTGCCTTTGCAATTTACGGATTGCATAATAATAATCTGTTAATCCTGTTTTGTTCTATTTGCTTAATGGGTATGCATTCTACTTTTTTCGGTCCAATCAAATATAGCGTATTACCTGATCACCTAAATAAAGACGAACTACTTGGAGCTAACGGCTTTGTTGAAGCCGGAACTTTTATCGGTATTTTTATCGGTACTATAATCGGCAGCTATTATACAATCAGCAATAATTTTATAATTTATTCCTTAATTACCATAGCTTTTCTTGGCTTTATTACAAGCCTTTTTTCCCCAAAATCGAAAAACGTAAATCGTGATATTAAAATAAATTTTAATATTATAGATGAAAGCATAAATATGATTAAATATGCCAAAGCAAAACAACAGATATATTTAGCTATACTTGGCATTTCATGGTTTTGGTTTATCGGAGCTGCTATAATTTCTCAAATACCTTTACTTGCTAAGATAACTTTTAAAGCTGATGAGAATGTTGCTAATTTATTTTTAGCGGTTTTCTCGCTTGGTGTTGGGGTCGGTTCGTTTTTATGTAGCAAAATATTTGAAGATGAGATTACCGTTAAATATCTATTTATTTCAGCCCTAGGCATTAGTATTTTCGGTATTGATTTATTCTTTGCAAGTAGAATTAGCTCAGTTAACTACGAACCTACTCAGCTAAAAAGTATTTTAGTATTTTTATCGAAAAGACATAATTGGCGCATAGTTATAGATTTATTGTTCTTAGCGGCAATAGGCGGATTATATATCGTTCCGCTTTTTGCGATATTACAGCATTACGCAAACCCTGCTCATCGTAGTCGAATTATTGCCGTTAACAATCTTATCAATTCCATTTTCATGGTGGGATCCACAATAATTCTATCTTTATTATTTTACCTAAATTTCACTATACCCTGGATTATATTATTTATTAGCCTAGCTAATATAATCGTTACTATACATATTTACCGTTTAATACCTGAAGTTAAAATTATTCCATTTAAGCTATTGCGAAGAATATTCCAAATCTGTTTTGATCTTATGTATAAGGTTGAAGTTAAAGGATTTGAAAATTTTCAAAAAGCAGGTAAAAAAGTAGTAGTGGTCGCTAACCATATTTCATATCTAGATCCGCCGCTAATTGCTACTTACTTACGAGAAGAAATGACTTTTGCAATTAGTCCCGATATACAAAAAATATGGTGGATTAAACCGTTTTTACGTATGGCAAGAACTTTGCCGGTTGATCCAAGTAACCCAATGGCAATAAAGACTTTAGTAAAAGAAGTACAAAAGGATCAGAAAGTAGCAATTTTCCCTGAAGGTAGAATAAGCGTTACCGGCTCTTTAATGAAAATATACGAAGGACCGGGAATGATTGCCGATAAAGCCGGTGCTACCATCTTACCGGTTAGAATAGACGGTACTCAATTTACTCATTTATCAAAATTAAAAAACATATTAAAAAGAAAAATATTTCCTAAAATTACTATAACCATTTTACCGCCGGTAAAATTCGCTAATATGGATGCTACAAGCAACCAAGAACGACGCAGTTATATATCTAGGACTCTTTATGATATCATGGCTGACATGATGTTTGAAAGTTCAGACTATCAAAATACTGTATTCTCATCTCTTATAGAAGCTGCTAAAATTCATGGATTTAAGAAAAAAATAGTTGATGATTTTGAAAATAATGCGGTTACTTATCGAGATTTAATATTAAAATCTTTTATCCTAGGTGATTTAATCAAAAAGAATAATATCTTTGGCAGAAATTTAGGCTTAATGTTGCCTAATACCACGGATACGTTAATTACTTTTTACGCTATGCAATCTAGCGGTTATGTGCCTGCTATAATTAACTGGAGCAGCGGCATAAGTACTGTTATTAACTCCTGTAAACTTGCACAAATTAAAGTAGTTTACACTTCAAAACAATTTATTGAGAAAGCAAATTTATATGAATTAATAACTAACTTATTAGATTTCGGTATTAAAATAATATATTTAGAAGATTTTAAAAATCAGATTGGTACAGCCCTAAAACTAAAAGCAAAAATAGGCAGTTATTGTGCCCAAACTTATTACAATTATTTTTGTCGTAATCGTGATGACGAAAAACCGGCAGTGATAATTTTTACTTCGGGTACTGAAGGTAAACCTAAAGCCGTATTATTATCTCACAGAAATTTACAAACTAATAGATATCAAATAACTGCTAAAGTACCTTTTAGCCCTGAAGATATAGTATTTAATGCGTTACCGCTATTTCATTGTTTTGGTCTTAGTGGTGCAATTATTACAACTTTAAACGGTATTAAGCTGTTTCTATATCCTTCTCCACTAAATTATCGTAGCATTCCTGAAGTTATATACGATATTGGAGCAACTATATTAATTTCTACCGATACTTTTTTAAACGGTTATGCTAATTACGCTCACCCATATGATTTTTACTCATTACGCTATATATTTGCCGGTAGCGAGAAATTAAAAGAATCTACACGACAATTTTGGCTTAATAAGTATGGCATACGTATTTTTGAAGGATATGGGATTACAGAAGCCTCACCTATTATAGCTTGCAATACCCCTATGCATAATAAAGCAGGCACGGTAGGAAGATTATTACCGAAAATTGATTATAAGCTTGAGAAAGTAGAGGGAATAAATGAAGGGGGACGTTTATTCATTAAGGGTCCTAACATAATGCTTGGTTACTTGGACTTAGAAGGTCACCGTACTTATAAAGAATGGTACGACACAGGCGATATAGTCAAAATTGATTCTGAAGGATATATAACAACTCTAGGACGTTTAAAACACTTTGCTAAAATAGCAGGGGAAATGATATCTCTTACAAAAATTGAAGAACTTGCAAGTGAAATTGATCCTGATTCCTTGCACGCTGCTATTTCTATTCCCGATAAAACGCACGAAGACAAGATTATTTTACTTACTACCGGTTCCAATATAAATAGAGAGAACTTTGCAGATGCTGTATCTAAAGCTCAAATTCCTTTACTACATTTACCGAAAGTAATTATTACCGATTCAGAAATACCTCTACTTACAAACGGCAAAATTGATTATCTTGAGATTATGAAAAACGTGGATAGATTTTAA
- the rph gene encoding ribonuclease PH, with the protein MRQSGRKSNQLRPISLELSPLINAEGSCLIKIGNTHVMCSATCETTVPPFLRGQNQGWITAEYGMLPGSTSQRIKREAALGQQGGRTQEIQRLIGRAMRCVIDVRKLGERQIIIDCDVINADGGTRTAAITGSYVALHLAIRSLMKKRVLKVNPLISQIAAISCGIYKGEVILDLDYLEDSDADVDSNFVFAGNGNLIEVQGTAEKNPFSEEQFLAMLKLAKGGAAELFKLQNQVLLGS; encoded by the coding sequence ATGAGACAGTCAGGAAGAAAAAGTAACCAATTACGTCCTATTTCATTAGAATTATCCCCGCTTATTAATGCGGAAGGTTCATGTCTTATTAAAATCGGTAATACACATGTCATGTGTAGTGCTACTTGTGAAACTACCGTACCGCCATTCTTGAGGGGACAAAATCAAGGCTGGATTACTGCCGAGTACGGTATGCTTCCCGGTTCTACATCACAGCGTATTAAAAGAGAAGCGGCACTTGGGCAACAAGGCGGCAGAACGCAAGAGATACAGCGTTTAATAGGTAGGGCGATGCGATGTGTAATTGATGTGAGGAAACTAGGCGAGAGGCAAATTATCATAGATTGTGATGTTATTAATGCTGACGGCGGTACTAGAACTGCAGCAATAACAGGGAGCTACGTAGCATTGCACCTAGCTATTAGGTCCTTGATGAAAAAGAGAGTTTTAAAGGTGAACCCGTTAATTAGTCAAATTGCAGCTATTTCTTGCGGTATATATAAAGGTGAGGTGATACTAGATTTGGATTATTTAGAAGATAGTGATGCGGACGTGGATAGTAATTTTGTGTTTGCAGGTAACGGTAATTTAATCGAAGTACAAGGCACGGCAGAGAAAAATCCTTTTTCCGAAGAGCAGTTTTTAGCAATGTTAAAACTTGCTAAAGGCGGAGCTGCGGAATTATTTAAACTACAAAATCAGGTACTGCTTGGGTCTTAG